One region of Parambassis ranga chromosome 12, fParRan2.1, whole genome shotgun sequence genomic DNA includes:
- the mbd2 gene encoding methyl-CpG-binding domain protein 2, producing MMERKRTDCPALPPGWKKEEVIRKSGLSAGKSDVYYYSPTGKKFRSKPQLSRYLGNTMDLACFDFRTGKMMPGKMQKNKQKFRHDPHNLAKGGKPDLNTALPIRQTASIFKQPVTKVTSYPGNKVKTDLQRATEQPRQLFWERRLKGLRSSDVTEQVLRTMDLPKGLQSVGPDSSDDSLLSAIASALHMSSVPITGQTSVAAEKNPSIWLNTSQPLCKAFTVTDEHIREQEMKVYKARRSLEEALMADSLARAAENTRELLEGKTA from the exons atgatggagaggaagaggacggaCTGTCCCGCTCTGCCGCCCGggtggaagaaagaagaagtcatcaggaagtccggACTGAGCGCTGGAAAGAGCGACGTCTACTACTACAG TCCTACAGGAAAGAAGTTCAGGAGTAAGCCTCAGTTGTCCCGGTACCTTGGAAACACAATGGACCTGGCATGTTTCGACTTTCGTACAGGGAAAATGATGCCTGGAAAAATGcagaagaacaaacagaaatTCCGACATGACCCACACAACCTGGCCAAG GGAGGCAAACCAGACCTGAACACAGCTCTGCCAATCAGGCAAACAGCATCCATCTTTAAACAGCCCGTTACCAAGGTTACAAGTTACCCCGGAAACAAGGTGAAGACGGACCTGCAGAGAGCAACTGAGCAGCCCAGACAG CTGTTCTGGGAGAGGAGGTTGAAAGGGCTGCGGTCATCTGATGTCACAGAGCAAGTCCTGCGCACCATGGACCTGCCCAAAGGACTGCAGA GTGTAGGTCCAGACTCTAGTGATGACTCTCTCCTGTCAGCTATTGCCAGTGCTCTGCACATGAGCTCTGTTCCCATCACTGGACAGACATCTGTGGCTGCTGAGAAGAACCCTTCAATCTGGCTCAACACGTCCCAGCCACTCTGCAAGGCCTTCACCGTTACTGATGAACACATTCG GGAGCAGGAAATGAAAGTGTACAAGGCCAGGAGGAGTCTGGAAGAGGCACTGATGGCTGACAGTTTGGCGCGGGCTGCTGAAAACACCCGAGAGCTCCTTGAAGGGAAGACGGCCTAA